GCATATGTCTGGGGAACTTCTGGGTCAAGAATAAATCGGTCAAGTTCAGTCCTGTATGTCGTCCCACTGGGTTGTTAACCCGGATTGATCGTGTCGGTTCCCCGGTTTCCAGGGCCGTAGGCCTGCCGGAGGGGCCGTCTTGGGGGTTTTCGGAGAACGGGTCTGTTAGCGGGAACCGGCGGCGGCGTTCCCAAGCTGTTGCTGCAGAAGGTGAAGGAACAACCCCACGTCGGTCACGCACCCGACCGCTTGGTGCGAGCCACGGTCGGCCAGTTTGGTGACGACCGAGGGATTGATGTCGACGCAGACCGTCTTGACCCATGAGGGAAGCATGTTGCCGACGGCGATGGAGTGGAGCATGGAGGAGAGCATCAGAACGATCTCGGCCCCGTCGAGATGGCGGGCATACGCTTCCTGGGCGCAGGTGACATCGGTGAGCACTTCCGGAAGCGGACCATCGTCACGAATCGACCCGGCCAGAACGAATGGCACACGCTTGGCCACAAGGGCGTGCATGACGCCGTCCTTAAGTAGGCCCCGCCGCACCGCTGACTTCAGCCCGCCGACGCGCCGGATCGCATTGATCGCCCGCATGTGGTTCTGATGCCCGTGCTCGACCGGGACGCCGGTCCGGGTGTCGATCCCCAGCGAAGTCCCGTAGAGCGCCCGTTCGACGTCGTGGACGGCCAGCGCGTTGCCGGATAGAAGCGCATCGACCCATCCATCGTGTATGATCCGGGCCAGCGGTTCGCCGCCGCCGGTGTGGATCACCACCGGTCCGGCAACGACGATCA
This window of the Candidatus Zixiibacteriota bacterium genome carries:
- a CDS encoding TIGR00300 family protein, coding for MGFSEMVPARPHRATVSAEGHLVDSGVLSEAMDLIVRGGAAFVVQDFTLGSTNTQPSRAKIEVRADSAGRLDRVLERLVGLGFYTAAVGRLVTRRAPKDGAAPEGFYSSTNHATEVFLDGRWRRVERQRMDAVIVLDGNGDRPFCRKLRDIRRGDRIVCGHDGIRILPEFKDRARADFGFMTNDVSSEKKVEWVVGHLARWIRERQGKLIVVAGPVVIHTGGGEPLARIIHDGWVDALLSGNALAVHDVERALYGTSLGIDTRTGVPVEHGHQNHMRAINAIRRVGGLKSAVRRGLLKDGVMHALVAKRVPFVLAGSIRDDGPLPEVLTDVTCAQEAYARHLDGAEIVLMLSSMLHSIAVGNMLPSWVKTVCVDINPSVVTKLADRGSHQAVGCVTDVGLFLHLLQQQLGNAAAGSR